Genomic segment of Aquarana catesbeiana isolate 2022-GZ linkage group LG02, ASM4218655v1, whole genome shotgun sequence:
cctccagtgtccccttgtgtgtgcgttctccctccagtgtccccttgtgtgtgcgttctccctccagtgtccccctgtgtgtgcgctctccctctagtgtccccctgtgtgtgcgctctccctccagtgtccccctgtgtgtgcgttctccctccagtgtccccgtgtgtttgtgcgttctccctccagtgtccccttgtgtgtgtgcgttctccctccagtgtccccctgtgtgtgtgctctccctccattgtccccctgtgtgtgtgctctccctccattgtccctctatgtgtgtgtgttctccctccagtgtccccctgtgtgtgtgtatgcgttctccctccagtgtccccctgtgtgtgtgtgcgttccccctccagtgtccccttgtgtgtgtGCATTCTcgctccagtgtccccctgtgtgtgtgcgttctccctccagtgtccccctgtgtgtgtgcgttctccctccagtgtccccttgtgtgtgcgttctccctccagtgtccccctgtgtgtgtgcgttctccctccagtgtccccctgtgtgtgtgcgttctccctccagtgtccccttgtgtgtgcgttctccctccagtgtccccttgtgtgtgcgttctccctccagtgtccccctgtgtgtgcgctctccctccagtgtccccctgtgtgtgcgctctccctccagtgtccccctgtgtgtgcgttctccctccagtgtccccgtgtgtgtgtgcgttccccctccagtgtccccttgtgtgtgtgcgttctccctccagtgtccccctgtgtgtgtgctctccctccagtgtccccctgtgtgtgcgttctccctccagtgtccccgtgtgtgtgtgcgttccccctccagtgtccccttgtgtgtgtGCGTTCTcgctccagtgtccccctgtgtgtgtgcgttctccctccagtgtccccctgtgtgtgtgcgttctccctcctgtgtccccctgtgtgtgtgagtaatccctccagtgtccccctgtgtgtgtgagtaatccctccagtgtccccctgtgtgtgtgcgttctcgctccagtgtccccctgtgtgtgtgcgttctccctccagtgtccccctgtgtgtgtgagtaatccctccagtgtccccctgtgtgtgtgctctccctccagtgtccccctgtgtgtgtgtgcgttctccctccagtgtccacctgtgtgtaatccctccagtgtccccctgtgtgtgtgtgtgtgtgcgctctccctccattgtccccctgtgtgtgtgtgtgtgctctccctccattgtccccctgtgtgtgtgctctccctccattgtccctctatgtgtgtgtgttctccctccagtgtccccctgtgtgtgtgtatgcgttctccctccagtgtccccctgtgtgtgtgtgtgcgttctccctccagtgtccccctgtgtgcgtgtatgcgttctccctccagtgtccccctgtgtgtgtgtaatCCCtccagtgtccacctgtgtgtaagtgtgctctccctccagtgtcccccaatgtgtgtgttctccctccagtgtccccctgtgtgtgagtgtgctctccctccagtgtccccctgtgtgtgtgtgctctccctccagtgtcctcctgtgtgtgtgtgtgcgttctccctccagtgcccccctgtgtgtgtgtgtgtgtgcgttctccctccagtgtccccctgtgtgtgtgtaatccctccagtgtccccctgtgtgtgtgtgtgtgtgtaatccctccagtgtccacctgtgtgtaagtgttctctccctccagtgcccccctaTGTGTGTGTGCAttctccctccagtgcccccctatgtgtgtgtgtgcattctccctccagtgcccccctatgtgtgtgtgtgcattctccctccagtgtccccctgtgtgtgtgtaatccctccagtgtccccctgtgtgtgtaatccctccagtgtcccccaatgtgtgtgttctccctccagtgtccccctgtgtgtgagtgtgctctccctccagtgccccctgtgtgtgtgtgctctccctccagtgtcctcctgtgtgtgtgtgcgttctccctccagtgcccccctgtgtgtgtgtgtgcattctccctccagtgtccccctgtgtgtgtgtaatccctccagtgtcccctgtgtgtgtgtgtaatccctccagtgtccacctgtgtgtaagtgtgctctccctccagtgcccccctaTGTGTGTGTgcattctccctccagtgtccccctgtgtgtgtgcgttctccctccagtgtccccctgtgtttgctccccctccagtgtccccctgtgtgtgcgttctccctccagtgtccctctgtgtgtgcgttctccctccagtgtgtggttttttttttgttttttgtttctggggggggggttgttacagcaattgcgtggtgtgtgttttttttttttttttgggggggggggggttgttgcagcaattgtgtggtgttttttttgggggggggggatggggggcacaaagagttcagtttttgggggtggggggggggggtgtgataggaagcgacagtgagcacagCCTTGATgggtgggatttttttttgggggggggagataggaagtggcagtgggtgACCCCCGTATGGtgacaaatagctgatggtggccAAGGTAGatctttgtgtatttaaaaaatgaaCAGGGTCACCCACAGCCACTTCCCATCTAACCCCCCCCCGTCAACGctgtgctcactgtcgcttcctatcacacccccccaaaatggaaaaag
This window contains:
- the LOC141126567 gene encoding uncharacterized protein, with protein sequence MHTHIGGHWRESTLTHRWTLEGLHTHTGDTGGITHTQGDTGGRMHTHTQGGTGGRTHTHTGGHWRESTHTQGALEGEHTHTQGDTGGRTHTLGDTGGITHTGGHWRDYTHTGGHWRENAHTHIGGHWRENAHTHIGGHWRENAHTHRGALEGENTYTQGDTGGITHTQGDTGGRTHTHTHTGGHWRENAHTHTGGHWRESTHTQGDTGGRAHSHTGGHWRENTHIGGHWRESTLTHRWTLEGLHTHRGTLEGERIHAHRGTLEGERTHTHRGTLEGERIHTHRGTLEGEHTHIEGQWRESTHTGGQWRESTHTQGDTGGITHRWTLEGERTHTQGDTGGRAHTQGDTGGITHTHRGTLEGERTHTGGHWSENEVTLVDTGVWLEHRVGFALGIIEGTERLSLLCPCCRKPTAVVTAWIRCGHCDKLFTKLMQSQQELLIYSVDLRSGLCKEQPQKARAAKVTAKGGDESEAGDSNAKKNDFGEES